ACCCAGTTGGTTTTAAAATCCACGCCCATCTGCTTGAGGGCCGCGATTTCCTTTTCCACCACAAGGGTTTTGGGCAGGCGGAATTCCGGAATGCCGTAGACCAGCACCCCGCCGACGACGTGCAGGGCTTCGAAAACCGTGACCGCGATGCCGCGCGCGGCCAGGTCCCCGGCAACGGTCAGGGAGGCCGGGCCCGCGCCGATGCAGGCGACCTTCACGGAATCGTCCGGCAGTACGCAGGCCGCTTCCCCGGTAACCTGGGCGCAGGCGTCGGAGGCGAGGTAGTGGTCCGCGACAAAGCGCTCAAGGCGGCCGATAGCGATGGGCTGGCCCTTCTTGCTCAGAATGCACTTGCCTTCGCACTGGTCTTCCTGCGGGCAGACGCGGCCGCAGATGGCGGGCAGCGCGTTGGTCCGCTTGATGACGGCATAGGCGTCCTCAACCTTGTCCTCGGCGAGCTTGGCGATAAAGTCCTTGATCTCGACTTCCACGGGGCAGCCCTGCACGCAGAGCGGCTTTTTGCACTGCAAACAGCGGCGCGCCTCTTCCAGGGCCATTTCGCGGGTGTAGCCGAGGGCCACCTCGTTGAAATTGCGCACGCGTTCCGCCGCGGGCTGGCAGGGCATGTCCACGCGGGTCCCGATGGTCTTTTTGGTCGTAGCTGTATCAGTCATGGCTGTGGCACCTGCAGTGTTCGTTGTAGCATTCGGTTTCCTGGGACTTGAACGCGCCGAGCCGCTGGCGCATTTCCGCGAAATCAACCTGGTGGCCGTCAAATTCCGGCCCGTCCACGCAGGTAAACTTGGTCTCCCCGCCCACGGTCACGCGGCAGGCCCCGCACATGCCGATGCCGTCCACCATGATGGAGTTGAGGCTCACGGTGGTCTTGACCCCAAAGGGCCGGGTTGTCTCGGCAACCGCCTGCATCATGGGCACCGGCCCGATGGCCACAACCTCGGCCACGCTCTTGTCATTTTCCAGACGCTCTTTCAGCGTTTCCGTGACAAGGCCCTTGCGGCCCGCGCTGCCGTCGTCCGTGCTGACCAGCACTTCCGGGCAGAACAGGGACAGCTCCTTTTCAAACAGGAGCAGGTCTTTGCGCCGCGCGCCGATGATGGCCACAACGTGGTTGCCCGCCATGTGGTGGCCCTTGGCGATGTGATGCATGGCCGCGATCCCGGTGCCGCCGCCCACGCAGATGACCGTGCCGACTTTTTCGATATGCGTGTCCCTGCCCAGCGGGCCGCAGAGGTCGAGGATGCTGTCCCCTTCGTTAAGCTCCTCAAGGAGCGAGGTGGATTTGCCCAGCACAAGGTACACGATGGTAATGGTGCCTTTGGCCGCGTCCGCGTCCGCGATGGTCAGGGGAAAGCGCTCGCCCCTCTCGGACAGGCGCAGGATGACGAAGTTGCCGGGTTTGGCCTTGGACGCGATCTGCGGGGCGTACAGGACGAGCTTGCTGGTCTGTCCCGGAATCAGAGATTCCTTGGAAAGAATGGGGGTTGGCATGATGCGATACTCCGGGAGGTAAGAATCCGGGTGCATGACGCGCAATACACCGCGGGTGAAAATTTTTTCCCAGAGGTAGTCGGTTTTATTGCCACCGTCAAGGGAAGGAATATAAAGGGGTAGTTAAGACGAATTTAAATGATCGGCAAAATGTTTTCCTCAGTGTAAAGCACCGCAAGAATCAAAAGCAAGGAGCCCCCGCGACCGGAGGGGCTCCCTTGCTGTTTGCAACGTTGCGAACCAGCCGGAAAAATCCGCCGGGCGAGCCGTCAGGCGAACCCAAGCGCCTCGCCCAGTATCCGCTTGCCCTGGTCGTCGCTGTGGAGCTGCCAGAAAGCGTTCTGCACGGGCCAGAGGTTGGCCTGGGGCAGGTACTGCTTCACCCGGACCGCCCAGCCCGTGAGACGCGGCCAATCCGGCTTTTCCCCGGCGAGAGCCCGCAGCATGGCCGCCTGCACCATGCGGGCCGCCTGCTCGTACATGAGCGGCGGTATCTGCATGTCCCGGCAGAAGGCAAGAACCTGGGCGCGCTTGGCGTCCGCCGCCGAAACGTCCAGCACGCAGGCCGCCAGAAGGTGCGGCGCGAAAGCGGCCCAGTCCCAGGCGTAGGGCATGGAGGTCTGAGCCTCCTCCCAGTTGCCCGTCAGGCACAGCACGTGCCGGGCCATGGTCGCGGCCTGCTCCGCGCCGCGCTTTTTCACCGCTTCCACGAATTGCAGGGCGACGTAATCGCGCGTGTGCCGGGGCATTTCCCCGAAATTGCGCGTCACGTGCGAACCGTCCGGCAGGGTCACGGTGATGCTGCCCGCGTCAAACGCGCCCGTGGGCAGCCGGTCGATGCGCGGGGCGTGCCAGGTCCAGACGAGCGCGTCCCCTCCCTTTTCCAGCGGGGTGCCGAGCCTGGCCGTGCCGGAAATCACCCGGACGTCCCCATCCTGCGCGGATTCGACGGAAAGCGTCACGGCAAAGGCGGGCCAGGCGAAGGTCGTTTCCTCTCCCTTGGCGGGCAGGCCGCCCTCAATATCCAGCAGCGCCAGGGCCAGCAGGCAGAGCGCGGCCGCGTCCTGCTGCCGGGGCATGACGCGCTTGCGCAGGATGGTCGCGCCCGAGCCCTCCTCCGGCTTGTTGGAATCGGCCTGGGCCAGGGTGTCCCGGAAGGCGTCGCGCAGGTCAGGGCCGCCTGTTTGCAGGGATAATTCCATTGCCCGCCACATGAAGGTCATGCCGTTGACCGGCTCGATGCGGGAAATATCGTCAAAAAACCAGGCGCAGCTCGCGAACGAGGCCACGGCCTGCTCCTGCATGGTCAGCAGCTTCCAGGCCGTGTTCGCGGCGGCCTCGCCTCCGGTGAAATGCTCCTTGGCGAAAGCTTCCCCGGCGCTGCCGTCCGCGAGCACCCGTCCGTAGGCGACGAGCGCGGCGCGCGGGTCCTTGAAGCAGGCTTTGCCCGCCGCGAAAAAGTGCGCGTCCAGGTCGGTCTTGGCGTCGGCCAGGGCCTTGCGCAGCGGGCCGCGCCATTTTTGATTCCAATCCGGGTGCCCGCCCGTCGTGCAGCCGCAGTTGGAGCGCCAGCGCTCCACCCCGTGAGCGCAGCTCCAGGAGGAAGGCTCTATCAGCACCGCGCTCCAGGCCGGGGGGGTGGCCGCGAGGTATGCGCCGGGGTTGGTCAGGCCAAGGCCGTCGCGCCCCGCCCTGCCCTGGGCCAGCAGATAGGCCAGAGCCATTTCCCCGAAGCGGAAGTGGTGGCCGTAAGTCTCCCCGTCCGTGGCCAGGGTCAGCAGCCCCCCGGTCGCGCCGCCGTTCACGCGGTTCCAGAAGTTCTCGCCGTTTTCCAGCAGCCGGTCAAAGGCCACGGCCTGGGAAAGCACGCCGTGGTAGAAAAAAACCGCCATGGACGCGCCGGAGGACAGTTTCACCCGGTAGGGCCGCGTCACGTCGAAATTGCCGCCGGAAACCGGCGTGAGCTCCCCGTCCGGCCCGGCGATGGCCTTGGCCTGGTGGGGCGAAAGGATGACGAACGCGATGCCCGCGTCCGCGAGCGCCTGGAGGGAAGCGTCGTCCGCCGCGCTTTCTGCCAGCCACATGCCCTCGGGTTTGCGGCCGAACCGTTTTTCAAAGTCGGCCACGGCCCAGGCGACCTCCAGTTCCTTGTCCAGAGGCGAAGCGAGCGGCATGATGACGTGGTGGTATACCTGGGCGATGGCGTTGCCGTGCCCCCAGCGCTCCAAGGAAGCCGCATCCGCTTGCAGGATACGGCCGTAAATCGCGGGTTCGTTGCGCTCCAGCCAGTGCAGCAGCGTCGGCCCGACGTTGAAGCTCATCCATTCGTAGCAGTTGCAGATCTCGACTATTTTGCCGCCGTCGCCGATACGGTGCGCCCAGCCGATGGGGCCGTAGCTTTCCGCGACGATACGCTCGTTCCAATGCCGCATGGGCGCGGCGGACGGCTCGATGAGGATGCGGCCGAGCCAGGGATCTTCGCGGGGCGGTTGATAAAAATGGCCGTGGATGCAAAACTGGCGGGAAAGGGAGGGCATGGCAACTCCAGCAAAAAAGTTGGGGGAAACACCTACCGGGCCGGGCGCGGGGCGCGCGCTCCTCGCGGCGGCAAGACTCTTGTCCTGATATACCTATACATGGCGGTACCACTTCCCGGCAAGCGGATCAACAGGATGCCGGGAACATATATTTATCAAAAAGGAGCAAAAACGGTTCCGCCTTTGACAGAGGGCTTTTTTTTCTGTACCTAAAACGATACGGCAATTCTAACCACAACGGGACAGCTGTTCTATGCTCGACATAAACATCACCCTGCTCATCCAGCTCGTCAATTTTATCGTGACGCTGTTTGTGCTCGACTTTTTGCTGATAAAACCCATCCGCGGCATTATCAAAAAACGCCGCGACCTTGCGGGCGGCATGCTTTCCGACGCGGAAACGTTCACCACCGAGGCGGCCGTCAAACTGGAAAAGTATGAAGCGGCCATGGCCAAAGCCAGGGAAGAGGCGGCAGCCGCGCGTGAAGCGCGCAAAACCGAAGCCCTCGCTAAGGAAAGCAGCCTGCTGGAAGCCGCCCGCCAGGAGGCGCACGAGTTTTTGCAAGCTTCCCGGGAAGAAACGAAAAACGCCGTGGCCCAAACCATGGCGGCGATGGAGAACCGCATTCCCGAACTCTCCCGGATGGTCGTGGACCGGCTGCTCGGCAAATCCAAACGGTCTTCGACTGCTTAGGGAGGAATGGTATGCGATATTTCCGTGTTTCTTCCTGCGCCCTCGCTCTGGTTCTTCTGGCGGCGGGCGTCGCGCACGCGGCCGGGGACGGCCATGGGAACGACTGGGGGAACCTCGCCTGGCGCCTCCTGAACATCGCCATCGTTGTCGCCATTATCTGGAAACTGGCCGGCAAAACGATCGCATCCTTTTTCACCGGCCGCAGCGCGGGCATAGCCCGTGAGCTCGACGACCTTGAAGCGCGCAAGGAAAAAGCCCGCCAGGATCTCCTGGACGTGGAAAAGCGCATCGCCAACCTCGAAAATGAGCGCAAAACCATCCTGGCCGATTACGAAGCGCGCGGCGAAGCGCTGAAAGCGGACATCATCGCCAAGGCCGAAGCGGCGGCGGCGCAGATCATGACCCAGGCCAAACAGTCGACCCGGAACGAGATAGACAAGGCTCTCGCCGAACTGCGCGAAGAGCTGGCCGAAAAGATCATTGCCGCCGCGAGCGAGTCCATTGCCGGCTCCCTCTCGGCCAAGGACCAGGAAAAACTGCTTAACAGCTTTCTGAACAAGGTGGTGCTGCAATGACAGGTTCCGTAGCGGCACGCCGGTACGCCAGGGCGCTCTTTGATCTCGCGAAGCGGTCCGGCATGGAAACGCTGGAAAAAACAGGAACGGACCTGCAAAACGTCGCTTCCCTCACGCAGGAAAGCCCGGAACTTGCCCGCCTGTTCCGCGACCCGGTATTCTCCGCCGAGGAAAAACGCAACGTTCTGGCCGCTCTGGCCGACAAACTGGAAGCGGGCGTGATGGTCCGTA
The DNA window shown above is from uncultured delta proteobacterium and carries:
- the sudB gene encoding Sulfide dehydrogenase subunit beta, with product MPTPILSKESLIPGQTSKLVLYAPQIASKAKPGNFVILRLSERGERFPLTIADADAAKGTITIVYLVLGKSTSLLEELNEGDSILDLCGPLGRDTHIEKVGTVICVGGGTGIAAMHHIAKGHHMAGNHVVAIIGARRKDLLLFEKELSLFCPEVLVSTDDGSAGRKGLVTETLKERLENDKSVAEVVAIGPVPMMQAVAETTRPFGVKTTVSLNSIMVDGIGMCGACRVTVGGETKFTCVDGPEFDGHQVDFAEMRQRLGAFKSQETECYNEHCRCHSHD
- a CDS encoding Glycoside hydrolase family 57 — encoded protein: MPSLSRQFCIHGHFYQPPREDPWLGRILIEPSAAPMRHWNERIVAESYGPIGWAHRIGDGGKIVEICNCYEWMSFNVGPTLLHWLERNEPAIYGRILQADAASLERWGHGNAIAQVYHHVIMPLASPLDKELEVAWAVADFEKRFGRKPEGMWLAESAADDASLQALADAGIAFVILSPHQAKAIAGPDGELTPVSGGNFDVTRPYRVKLSSGASMAVFFYHGVLSQAVAFDRLLENGENFWNRVNGGATGGLLTLATDGETYGHHFRFGEMALAYLLAQGRAGRDGLGLTNPGAYLAATPPAWSAVLIEPSSWSCAHGVERWRSNCGCTTGGHPDWNQKWRGPLRKALADAKTDLDAHFFAAGKACFKDPRAALVAYGRVLADGSAGEAFAKEHFTGGEAAANTAWKLLTMQEQAVASFASCAWFFDDISRIEPVNGMTFMWRAMELSLQTGGPDLRDAFRDTLAQADSNKPEEGSGATILRKRVMPRQQDAAALCLLALALLDIEGGLPAKGEETTFAWPAFAVTLSVESAQDGDVRVISGTARLGTPLEKGGDALVWTWHAPRIDRLPTGAFDAGSITVTLPDGSHVTRNFGEMPRHTRDYVALQFVEAVKKRGAEQAATMARHVLCLTGNWEEAQTSMPYAWDWAAFAPHLLAACVLDVSAADAKRAQVLAFCRDMQIPPLMYEQAARMVQAAMLRALAGEKPDWPRLTGWAVRVKQYLPQANLWPVQNAFWQLHSDDQGKRILGEALGFA
- a CDS encoding hypothetical protein (Evidence 5 : No homology to any previously reported sequences) codes for the protein MLLGESFPGAAVREHPSVGDERGARVLEAGFARREKVRVQVGLGVGQGLAQRAAPFLIPIRVPARRAAAVGAPALHPVSAAPGGRLYQHRAPGRGGGREVCAGVGQAKAVAPRPALGQQIGQSHFPEAEVVAVSLPVRGQGQQPPGRAAVHAVPEVLAVFQQPVKGHGLGKHAVVEKNRHGRAGGQFHPVGPRHVEIAAGNRRELPVRPGDGLGLVGRKDDERDARVRERLEGSVVRRAFCQPHALGFAAEPFFKVGHGPGDLQFLVQRRSERHDDVVVYLGDGVAVPPALQGSRIRLQDTAVNRGFVALQPVQQRRPDVEAHPFVAVADLDYFAAVADTVRPADGAVAFRDDTLVPMPHGRGGRLDEDAAEPGIFAGRLIKMAVDAKLAGKGGHGNSSKKVGGNTYRAGRGARAPRGGKTLVLIYLYMAVPLPGKRINRMPGTYIYQKGAKTVPPLTEGFFFCT
- a CDS encoding H+transporting two-sector ATPase B/B' subunit; the encoded protein is MLDINITLLIQLVNFIVTLFVLDFLLIKPIRGIIKKRRDLAGGMLSDAETFTTEAAVKLEKYEAAMAKAREEAAAAREARKTEALAKESSLLEAARQEAHEFLQASREETKNAVAQTMAAMENRIPELSRMVVDRLLGKSKRSSTA
- the atpF gene encoding ATP synthase subunit b, which translates into the protein MRYFRVSSCALALVLLAAGVAHAAGDGHGNDWGNLAWRLLNIAIVVAIIWKLAGKTIASFFTGRSAGIARELDDLEARKEKARQDLLDVEKRIANLENERKTILADYEARGEALKADIIAKAEAAAAQIMTQAKQSTRNEIDKALAELREELAEKIIAAASESIAGSLSAKDQEKLLNSFLNKVVLQ